The genomic stretch CTGATCGTGGCGATCGGCGATGCTGCGGGACGACTGCTCTGGGTGGAGGGGGCACGAGAGACCCTGCGCCAGGCCGAGCGCTCCGCCTTCCAGCCGGGCGCGAACTGGTCAGAGTCTGCGATCGGGACCTCCGCCCCGGGTCTCGCGCTGGCCACCGGCCGCGGTGCGCAGGTGCACCGGGAACAGCACTTCTCCTACACCGCGCATCGGTTCTCCTGCTCCGCGGTGCCGGTCCGCGATCCCGGCACCGGGGGGCTGCTCGGTGTGGTGGACCTGACCGGGGATGCGCAGGCCGTCGCGGTGCATTCGCTGCCTCTGCTGCTGGCGGCCGTATCTGCCGCGGAGGCCGAGCTGAAGCTTCGCCCAGCCAGCATCGAGCAGATCACCGTCTCGACACTGGGGGCGAGCCCGGCCGAGCTGGTCAGCTCTGACACCCGGCAGCCACTGGGTCTGCGGCATGCTGAGATCCTGCTGCTGCTGGGCTGGCAGGCTGCCCGGGGTTCGCAGCGCGGGCTGGGCGCCGAGGAGCTCTCACACCTGCTCTACGGCGAGTCCGGTCATGAAGTGGCGGTCCGGGCGGAGCTGGTCCGGCTGCGACGCCTGCTCACCAAGCACCACGCCCCGGGCATCGACCTGCTCTCCCGTCCCTACCGACTCAGCGCGCCGGTGCTGCTGGACGCCGCGCAGGCCCATGCTGCGCTCTTCTCCGGTGATCGCCGTGCTGCTCTGGATCTCTATCAGGGCGAGCTGCTGCCCGGCAGCGAAGCCCCGGGGGTGCTCCGGATCCGCCGGGAAC from Nesterenkonia sandarakina encodes the following:
- a CDS encoding transcriptional regulator, with protein sequence MEALPTEPKTWNALPQALRDSWLRSAGGVRDPISALPPIDLDDAALREYRKHHPLRLVLPVLRRLLIEPAAEAGLIVAIGDAAGRLLWVEGARETLRQAERSAFQPGANWSESAIGTSAPGLALATGRGAQVHREQHFSYTAHRFSCSAVPVRDPGTGGLLGVVDLTGDAQAVAVHSLPLLLAAVSAAEAELKLRPASIEQITVSTLGASPAELVSSDTRQPLGLRHAEILLLLGWQAARGSQRGLGAEELSHLLYGESGHEVAVRAELVRLRRLLTKHHAPGIDLLSRPYRLSAPVLLDAAQAHAALFSGDRRAALDLYQGELLPGSEAPGVLRIRRELSALLREAVLADGSTDDLWRYLQLPEALTDQAAIRAALRTMPPDSPHRAVLVARTES